Proteins encoded within one genomic window of Candidatus Palauibacter scopulicola:
- a CDS encoding Fic family protein, giving the protein MDWREFSFEYHLDGRHLQSLLVEIEASKKAVENLLLPPDWKDQLDRLNRIRTIRGTTALEGNPLSEAQVRELLERDTRADSTTKEALQVENANAAQDWVRERFGPGKPPLSVADILHMHRLMTRGSDEVNNVPGRLRAHGVQVGTPALGGVHLGAPHENLSNLLDGFVAFVNPRRVRDEHPVVRALLAHFFLATIHPFGDGNGRVSRLVEAAILFEGGYNVHGFYGLSNYFYRNGDLYKRRLQECRREQPVSVDPFVEFGLQGFDAELKGINSFIKSKLNRLVYRSTLTWALGERISKRRRLINEREHGLLVFLLEETEPIDPFSEDPSRRVLLRELVDSPFVRTVYRVVTPRTFVRELTRLAELGFIVFEQDSVAGESVVGLDFGAIGRYGPTGQLEPHLR; this is encoded by the coding sequence ATGGATTGGCGAGAGTTCAGCTTCGAATATCACCTTGACGGACGGCACCTGCAGAGCCTCCTGGTAGAAATCGAGGCAAGCAAGAAGGCGGTAGAGAATCTTCTGCTGCCGCCGGACTGGAAGGACCAACTCGACCGACTGAACCGCATCAGAACCATTCGCGGTACGACTGCCCTCGAGGGAAACCCGCTGTCGGAGGCTCAGGTGCGTGAACTGCTGGAACGCGATACGCGTGCCGATTCGACAACAAAGGAAGCCCTTCAGGTCGAGAATGCGAACGCCGCCCAAGACTGGGTTCGCGAGAGATTCGGGCCCGGTAAGCCGCCGCTAAGCGTTGCGGATATCCTCCACATGCATAGGCTGATGACGCGGGGGTCCGACGAGGTCAACAACGTTCCCGGCCGCTTGCGAGCACACGGCGTGCAGGTCGGTACGCCGGCACTGGGGGGAGTTCACCTGGGGGCGCCTCACGAGAACCTCTCGAATCTGCTCGACGGCTTCGTGGCTTTCGTTAATCCTCGGCGCGTGCGGGATGAACATCCGGTGGTCAGAGCGCTGCTTGCCCATTTCTTCCTGGCGACCATCCATCCGTTCGGAGACGGCAACGGACGTGTGTCGAGACTGGTCGAGGCAGCCATCCTCTTCGAAGGAGGATACAACGTCCATGGTTTCTACGGGCTCTCGAACTACTTCTACCGCAACGGGGACCTCTACAAGAGGCGCCTGCAGGAATGCCGCAGGGAGCAACCGGTCAGCGTGGATCCCTTCGTGGAGTTCGGGCTTCAGGGGTTTGACGCCGAGTTGAAGGGGATCAACTCCTTCATTAAGTCGAAGCTGAATCGCTTGGTCTATCGTTCGACGCTGACTTGGGCGCTCGGAGAACGAATCAGCAAACGTCGCCGTCTCATCAACGAGCGGGAGCATGGTCTTCTGGTTTTTCTCCTTGAGGAAACCGAGCCGATCGACCCGTTCTCGGAAGACCCCTCCAGACGAGTGTTGCTCCGCGAGCTGGTGGATTCACCCTTCGTCCGCACGGTGTATCGCGTCGTTACTCCCAGGACTTTCGTTCGAGAACTCACGCGCCTTGCGGAACTTGGCTTCATCGTCTTCGAGCAGGATTCGGTCGCAGGTGAATCTGTCGTTGGTCTCGACTTCGGAGCGATCGGCAGATACGGCCCCACCGGACAGCTCGAGCCACACCTTCGCTAG
- a CDS encoding secondary thiamine-phosphate synthase enzyme YjbQ translates to MKQFVRQLGVETRGKGLYEITGPILEWVATLEIETGMLTVYIRHTSASLTIQENADPDVLHDLSNFFARLVPEGDPRYRHTMEGPDDMPAHIRSALTQTHLAIPVLDGAPALGTWQGIFLFEHRRRPHRRTVVLHAVGE, encoded by the coding sequence ATGAAGCAGTTCGTCCGACAACTCGGGGTCGAGACGCGGGGGAAGGGTCTGTACGAGATCACCGGCCCGATTCTCGAGTGGGTCGCCACCCTTGAGATCGAGACGGGCATGCTCACCGTCTACATCCGCCACACGTCGGCGTCTCTGACGATCCAGGAGAACGCGGATCCGGACGTCCTCCACGACCTCTCGAACTTCTTCGCCCGCCTCGTTCCGGAGGGCGACCCCCGCTACCGGCACACGATGGAGGGGCCGGATGACATGCCGGCCCACATCCGGTCGGCCCTGACCCAGACGCACTTGGCCATCCCGGTGCTCGACGGAGCGCCGGCACTGGGTACCTGGCAGGGGATCTTCCTCTTCGAGCACCGCCGCCGCCCCCACCGGCGAACGGTCGTGCTGCACGCCGTCGGCGAATAG
- a CDS encoding molybdopterin cofactor-binding domain-containing protein — protein sequence MHPNELTPAQQAAAEDPDRLPGLADAEFTALGRRARRVEGLRKSTGREIYTDDIVLPGMLHGKILRSTEAHARIVSIDTSEAEALDGVYGVITGRDLPTPYGIIPWTRDEHALCFDKVRFIGDAVAAVAAVDEDTANAALGRIHVEYEPLPVYLSPEESLTPEAAAEPIHAPRKPGANGNVLKHVHLEFGDVDARMAEADVTIEGEYFFHGTTHTPIEPHCAISRLNPDGALEVWSSTQVPHYLQRELARVLDHDVAKVRVVQPAVGGAFGGKSEPFDLEFCVALLAMRTGRPVKILYTREELFYSHRGRHPMHMKYRLGASRDGKLRALDAHTTLDGGAYASFGLVTTYYSGQLLTSPCHIESYRFDSTRVYTNVAPCGPKRGHGSVQPRFAYEISLDKMAEKLGLDPFELRRRNFMGTGRTVNEFKVQSNGFLECLEAVERASDWKKRHRRLPRGRGLGMAASSYISGTNYPIYPNAMPQAAVQVQIERSGRVAILHGASEIGQGSDSTMAYIACEELGVPLEYVRVFSADTDLTPVDLGAYSSRETVMVGNACVEACRTLRAQVEEAVGEQWGVPAPRVRLARGWAFDAEAPEDAGRRIPISEAFNVAETKFGLLGAVGSYDTPKDVHGEYRGGTIGSSPAYSFTAHVAEVEVEEDTGVVGVKNIWVAHDCGRALNPVLVEGQIEGSAYMGFAEAIFEEQLFREGEVEGGLHTSPSLLDYRIPTSMDCPEFEALIVESVDPEGPYGAKEAGEGPLHPSLPAIANAIHDAVGVRLDALPFTPQRVWRALRAHAAGAAREDVA from the coding sequence ATGCACCCGAACGAACTGACGCCCGCACAGCAGGCCGCCGCGGAGGATCCGGATCGGCTCCCCGGGCTCGCCGACGCCGAGTTCACGGCGCTGGGCCGCCGCGCGCGCCGGGTCGAGGGGCTGCGCAAGTCGACCGGCCGCGAGATCTACACGGACGACATCGTCCTGCCGGGCATGCTGCACGGGAAGATCCTCCGCTCCACCGAGGCGCACGCGCGGATCGTCTCCATCGACACGTCCGAAGCCGAGGCCCTCGACGGCGTGTACGGCGTCATCACCGGACGGGACCTGCCGACGCCGTACGGGATCATCCCCTGGACGCGCGACGAGCACGCCCTCTGCTTCGACAAGGTGCGCTTCATCGGAGATGCGGTGGCTGCCGTGGCCGCGGTCGACGAGGACACGGCGAACGCGGCGCTCGGGCGCATCCACGTCGAGTACGAGCCGCTTCCCGTCTATCTCTCGCCCGAGGAGTCGCTGACGCCCGAGGCCGCCGCGGAGCCCATCCACGCGCCGCGCAAGCCGGGGGCGAACGGCAACGTCCTCAAGCACGTCCACCTCGAGTTCGGGGACGTGGACGCGCGGATGGCGGAAGCGGACGTCACGATCGAGGGGGAGTACTTCTTCCACGGGACGACGCACACGCCGATCGAGCCGCACTGCGCGATCTCCCGCCTCAACCCGGATGGCGCCCTCGAGGTGTGGTCCTCGACGCAGGTCCCGCACTACCTGCAGCGCGAACTCGCGCGGGTGCTCGACCACGACGTGGCGAAGGTGCGGGTCGTACAGCCGGCCGTCGGCGGGGCCTTCGGCGGCAAGTCCGAGCCGTTCGATCTCGAGTTCTGCGTGGCGCTCCTCGCGATGCGCACGGGCCGTCCGGTGAAGATCCTCTACACGCGCGAGGAGCTTTTCTACTCGCACCGCGGCCGCCACCCCATGCACATGAAGTATCGGCTCGGCGCCTCGCGCGACGGGAAGCTCCGGGCGCTCGACGCGCACACGACGCTGGACGGGGGCGCCTACGCCTCGTTCGGTCTCGTGACGACGTACTACTCGGGGCAGCTCCTCACCTCGCCCTGCCACATCGAGTCCTACCGCTTCGACTCGACCCGGGTCTACACGAACGTGGCCCCGTGCGGCCCCAAGCGCGGCCACGGCTCGGTACAGCCGCGCTTCGCGTACGAGATCTCGCTGGACAAGATGGCCGAGAAGCTCGGCCTCGACCCGTTCGAACTCCGCCGCCGCAACTTCATGGGCACGGGTCGGACGGTGAACGAGTTCAAGGTCCAATCCAACGGCTTCCTGGAGTGCCTCGAGGCGGTGGAACGCGCCAGCGACTGGAAGAAGCGCCACCGGCGGCTGCCGAGGGGTCGCGGTCTCGGGATGGCGGCCTCCTCGTACATCTCCGGCACGAACTACCCGATCTACCCGAACGCGATGCCCCAGGCGGCGGTGCAGGTGCAGATCGAGCGCTCCGGCCGGGTCGCGATCCTGCACGGCGCCTCGGAGATCGGGCAGGGGTCCGACTCCACGATGGCCTACATCGCGTGCGAGGAACTCGGCGTCCCGCTCGAATACGTGCGCGTCTTCTCCGCCGACACGGACCTCACGCCGGTGGACCTGGGCGCCTACTCCTCGCGCGAGACCGTCATGGTGGGGAACGCCTGCGTCGAGGCCTGCCGTACGCTGCGCGCGCAGGTCGAGGAAGCCGTCGGGGAGCAGTGGGGCGTGCCGGCGCCGCGGGTCCGTCTGGCCCGCGGCTGGGCTTTCGACGCGGAGGCTCCCGAAGACGCCGGCCGCCGGATCCCGATCTCCGAGGCGTTCAACGTCGCCGAGACGAAGTTCGGACTGCTCGGCGCCGTCGGCTCCTACGACACGCCGAAGGATGTCCACGGCGAGTACCGCGGCGGCACGATCGGATCCTCGCCCGCCTACTCGTTCACCGCGCACGTGGCCGAAGTCGAGGTCGAGGAGGACACGGGCGTCGTCGGCGTGAAGAACATCTGGGTGGCGCACGACTGCGGCCGCGCGCTCAACCCGGTGCTCGTCGAAGGCCAGATCGAGGGCTCCGCCTACATGGGCTTCGCTGAGGCGATCTTCGAGGAGCAACTCTTCCGCGAAGGAGAGGTGGAGGGCGGCCTGCATACGTCGCCGTCGCTCCTCGACTACCGGATCCCCACCTCCATGGACTGCCCGGAGTTCGAGGCGCTCATCGTCGAGTCAGTGGATCCGGAAGGCCCGTACGGCGCCAAGGAGGCGGGCGAGGGGCCGCTGCACCCGTCGCTCCCGGCGATCGCGAACGCGATCCACGACGCGGTCGGCGTCCGCCTCGATGCGCTCCCCTTCACGCCGCAACGCGTGTGGAGAGCCCTGCGCGCCCACGCCGCCGGGGCCGCGCGCGAGGACGTCGCCTGA
- a CDS encoding carboxypeptidase regulatory-like domain-containing protein has protein sequence MNQRGECSRQRSRCVVAAQTGGATLRTGLLFGALPFATGAAGLAGQETEDCGADVPLGVAVLDESGSIPIPFATVRLTSEDEGALDGPLRGQAGADGRLVLCVPVGVGRATLWAEFGDAASDETEVPLQPGAVQDVVLRLRVASVENGRLLGTVTDALSDAPVSAAAVSLRGRPQAVQTNRQGGFILSDVPVGVYELSVRHLGYAPLRHMVNVARGATTDIQIGLVPAPLEMEPLVATAVRLRRLEIKGFYERKRWGELLGLGTFYTAADIERRHPGVISDMVMEEASIRRYCRVGSRTCRLYSTRLASGSGSRCHMQIYLDGVHISSLGEADLWVSPVEIGGVEVYKGPASLPAEFGGSSSRCGVVAIWTK, from the coding sequence ATGAATCAACGGGGCGAATGCTCGCGGCAGCGGTCCCGCTGCGTCGTCGCGGCGCAAACGGGTGGGGCGACGCTGCGAACCGGCCTCCTGTTCGGCGCGCTGCCGTTCGCGACGGGTGCCGCCGGGCTGGCGGGACAGGAGACGGAGGACTGCGGCGCTGATGTTCCCCTGGGGGTCGCGGTCCTGGATGAGTCCGGCTCGATCCCGATTCCATTCGCGACCGTGCGTCTGACGTCGGAAGACGAGGGGGCGTTGGACGGGCCGCTGCGGGGTCAGGCCGGGGCCGATGGTCGACTCGTCCTCTGCGTCCCCGTCGGCGTCGGGCGCGCTACGCTGTGGGCGGAGTTCGGCGACGCCGCCAGCGACGAGACGGAGGTCCCGCTCCAGCCTGGGGCGGTGCAGGACGTGGTCCTCCGACTTCGCGTCGCTTCAGTGGAGAATGGGCGTCTGCTGGGCACCGTGACGGACGCCCTCAGCGACGCTCCGGTGAGCGCGGCCGCCGTGTCCCTCAGGGGCCGTCCCCAGGCGGTTCAGACGAACCGGCAGGGCGGATTCATCCTCAGCGACGTGCCGGTGGGGGTGTACGAACTGTCCGTGCGGCATCTCGGGTATGCTCCGCTGCGACACATGGTCAACGTGGCCCGCGGAGCCACCACGGACATCCAGATCGGTCTGGTCCCCGCTCCGCTCGAGATGGAACCGCTCGTGGCGACGGCGGTGCGCCTGCGCCGGCTGGAGATCAAGGGCTTCTACGAGCGGAAGCGCTGGGGCGAACTGCTCGGCCTCGGCACCTTCTACACCGCGGCCGATATCGAGCGCCGCCACCCTGGGGTCATATCCGACATGGTCATGGAGGAAGCGTCGATCCGACGCTATTGTCGTGTGGGTTCGCGCACCTGCAGGCTGTACTCGACGCGGCTGGCCAGCGGTTCCGGTTCGCGTTGCCACATGCAGATTTACCTCGATGGCGTTCACATCAGCAGCCTCGGCGAGGCTGACCTGTGGGTGTCGCCCGTCGAAATCGGAGGCGTCGAGGTGTACAAGGGTCCGGCATCGCTGCCGGCCGAGTTCGGCGGATCCAGTTCCCGGTGCGGCGTGGTCGCGATCTGGACGAAGTAG
- a CDS encoding TolC family protein, giving the protein MNIRYRTLPALCALLLLPQAAVGQEAVRRVSLARALEAFAENSLALRIARSEAAEVAGIARQSRVWFNPSLSVRRDDLDRNGDEYWEENLLLSQPLEWPGRTAARHRAATHTIEASAARFRGDSMRLAFDVREAWALAWFAEAAERTARQAAAVIREVAEDAEIRLEEGDISAYETRRLRLARVRAEQDVAEAELRARDARRRLAALTFPGTGIEEVGPSTGLEGLPPLVTRDDALGALLERPDLEAAGRDLDAAQAELAVARSRWMPDPTVSLGYRRQEGGFEGLSLGLDLPLPLFDRGAGTRQASDARSAAAAHRLDLRRRLAENDLLTTSDRYASSRARLETAADGLSADAEALLASAMAAYGEDEMSLLELLDAANAFRGARLSALSMRSAAWIDYWDLLRAMGRAPEREP; this is encoded by the coding sequence TTGAACATCCGCTACCGCACGCTTCCGGCGCTCTGCGCCCTTCTCCTTCTCCCGCAAGCTGCCGTCGGTCAGGAAGCTGTGCGCCGGGTCTCGCTCGCGCGGGCCCTGGAGGCGTTCGCGGAGAACAGCCTCGCGCTCAGGATCGCGCGCTCCGAGGCCGCCGAAGTCGCCGGAATCGCGCGCCAATCTCGTGTCTGGTTCAACCCGTCGCTTTCGGTCAGGCGCGACGACCTCGACCGCAACGGCGACGAGTACTGGGAGGAGAATCTGCTCCTCTCTCAACCCCTGGAGTGGCCGGGTCGAACCGCGGCCCGTCACCGGGCGGCCACCCACACGATCGAAGCGAGCGCCGCCCGTTTCCGCGGCGACTCGATGCGGCTCGCCTTCGACGTTCGCGAGGCCTGGGCGCTCGCGTGGTTCGCGGAAGCGGCGGAACGCACGGCGCGGCAGGCCGCGGCGGTGATCCGGGAGGTGGCGGAGGACGCGGAAATCCGCCTGGAGGAGGGGGACATCTCCGCCTACGAAACGAGGCGGTTACGACTGGCACGAGTGCGGGCCGAACAGGATGTGGCGGAGGCCGAACTCCGCGCCCGTGACGCGCGCCGGCGCCTCGCGGCGCTGACCTTTCCCGGCACGGGAATCGAGGAGGTCGGACCGTCCACGGGGCTTGAAGGGTTGCCGCCCCTGGTGACTCGAGATGACGCGCTGGGCGCGTTGCTCGAGCGGCCGGACCTGGAGGCCGCGGGCCGAGATCTGGACGCCGCGCAAGCCGAACTCGCCGTCGCGAGGTCCCGTTGGATGCCCGACCCGACCGTCAGCCTGGGATATCGCCGGCAGGAGGGCGGATTCGAGGGACTCAGCCTCGGTCTCGACCTTCCGTTACCGCTGTTCGACCGGGGAGCGGGAACCCGGCAGGCATCCGACGCCCGCAGCGCCGCGGCCGCCCATCGTCTCGACCTCCGGAGACGGCTGGCGGAGAACGATCTCCTGACGACCTCGGACCGCTACGCCTCCAGCCGCGCCCGTCTCGAAACAGCGGCCGATGGCTTGTCGGCGGATGCCGAGGCGCTGCTCGCCTCCGCGATGGCGGCCTACGGTGAGGACGAAATGTCGCTCCTGGAGTTGCTCGACGCGGCGAACGCCTTCCGGGGCGCCCGGCTCAGCGCCCTCTCCATGCGATCCGCGGCGTGGATCGACTACTGGGACCTCCTGCGCGCCATGGGAAGGGCCCCGGAACGCGAGCCGTGA